In Microbacterium sp. 1.5R, the following are encoded in one genomic region:
- a CDS encoding GEVED domain-containing protein translates to MTAPASASARVPRGRRRLRTILGVALMGAILLAGGLPMTQQPAEAIEEALSTTRTATSATMNYRGGVTATLTVNPATTKSGSAGVQFLATTPHNGYGATNAMFAPGLDVATTPTVGLEAGAGMCDGLDFSGYCANKNGTLTVAFSRAVTDPIIDISGLGGYAQCVEERNTADTFCEIITGNGFTMKTDADGDRTAAGWIAMQMDIVTPGVTFAPIAGAQNLSVTPTTLTAATKTSSSRCNTMLPTAAELAGRTMTSTALAGCGSVVLKGTFQTVTMNLGTHIQRAPAADGWANGYNTYDPGKSLGDLIRLSIRLHEDMGDAPSSYDAAQAAVHVQGPLRLGAGITSDADATAKPTLSPNAGAGASLDTDDAIADGIRAPRAIRGTAYSLPIPLSGTTSPGTVAGWIDFNKNGIFDATERVQAAFLAGATSVNLAWTVPGTAVVGDTYLRLRTSFTAAEVADPRGISQSGEVEDYILTLAAAAPAIEVVKLVNGDDANTAPGVAVDAGSAMRFEFRVTNTGNVVLTAVQLADDVIAAASILPVGAWDGTLDPGESVVFTATYPAPTTGGVLHKNTATASGQPASGGARVTDTDPAHATTREVLASLIVEKLGEDVNGDWVRMDGSGFRLLADAAGVPGAPVTPGLIAGAEVGLFTAAGLRPGTYWLEETTAPEGFSLLAEPVKIIVSAAGVLSIADGQSSPQVTLAGSTVSVRDVPVFELPAAGGTGSHGFTLTGGLLIALAIAGVVALEIRRARRGRREEVLDAVS, encoded by the coding sequence ATGACAGCACCCGCATCGGCATCCGCACGCGTACCCCGAGGGCGCCGTCGCCTCCGAACGATCCTCGGAGTCGCGCTCATGGGCGCGATCCTGCTCGCCGGCGGGCTGCCGATGACGCAGCAGCCGGCAGAGGCCATCGAGGAAGCGCTGAGCACGACGCGCACCGCGACGAGCGCGACCATGAACTACCGCGGCGGAGTCACGGCCACACTGACGGTGAACCCGGCGACCACGAAGTCGGGCTCGGCCGGCGTGCAGTTCCTGGCGACCACGCCGCACAACGGATACGGCGCGACCAACGCGATGTTCGCGCCCGGCCTGGACGTCGCGACCACGCCGACGGTAGGACTCGAGGCGGGCGCCGGCATGTGCGACGGCCTGGACTTCTCCGGCTACTGCGCGAACAAGAACGGCACCCTCACGGTGGCATTCAGCCGCGCGGTCACGGATCCGATCATCGACATCTCCGGTCTCGGCGGCTACGCGCAGTGCGTGGAGGAGCGCAATACAGCCGACACGTTCTGCGAGATCATCACCGGCAACGGATTCACGATGAAGACGGATGCCGATGGTGACCGCACAGCCGCGGGCTGGATCGCCATGCAGATGGACATCGTGACACCCGGAGTGACGTTCGCTCCGATCGCCGGCGCGCAGAACCTCAGCGTCACCCCCACCACGCTCACCGCTGCGACGAAGACGAGCAGCTCGCGGTGCAACACCATGCTCCCCACTGCGGCCGAGCTGGCTGGGCGGACGATGACCAGCACCGCGCTCGCCGGCTGCGGCTCCGTCGTGCTGAAGGGCACCTTCCAGACGGTCACCATGAATCTCGGCACGCACATCCAGCGGGCGCCGGCGGCGGATGGCTGGGCGAACGGGTACAACACCTACGACCCGGGCAAGAGCCTCGGCGACCTGATCCGACTCTCGATCCGGCTGCACGAGGACATGGGCGACGCGCCGAGCAGCTACGACGCCGCTCAGGCCGCGGTGCACGTCCAGGGGCCGCTGCGCCTCGGTGCGGGCATCACGTCGGATGCCGACGCGACGGCCAAGCCGACGCTCTCGCCGAACGCCGGTGCAGGAGCCTCGCTCGACACGGATGACGCGATCGCCGACGGCATCCGGGCTCCGCGCGCGATCCGCGGCACCGCGTACTCGCTGCCGATCCCGCTGTCGGGCACCACGTCGCCCGGCACGGTCGCCGGATGGATCGACTTCAACAAGAACGGCATCTTCGATGCGACCGAGCGGGTGCAGGCCGCCTTCCTCGCCGGTGCGACCTCGGTGAACCTCGCGTGGACGGTGCCGGGGACGGCCGTCGTGGGTGACACGTACCTGCGTCTGCGCACGTCGTTCACCGCTGCGGAAGTGGCTGACCCGCGAGGCATCTCGCAGTCCGGTGAGGTCGAGGACTACATCCTCACCCTCGCCGCGGCGGCACCCGCGATCGAGGTCGTCAAGCTCGTGAACGGCGACGACGCGAACACCGCGCCGGGAGTCGCCGTCGACGCCGGATCGGCGATGAGGTTCGAGTTCCGGGTCACGAACACGGGCAATGTCGTGCTGACCGCCGTGCAGCTCGCGGATGACGTCATCGCGGCCGCCTCGATCCTTCCCGTCGGCGCGTGGGACGGCACGCTCGATCCGGGAGAGTCGGTCGTGTTCACCGCGACCTACCCCGCCCCGACCACGGGCGGCGTGCTGCACAAGAACACGGCGACCGCCTCAGGGCAGCCGGCGTCGGGCGGGGCTCGGGTCACGGACACCGATCCGGCCCACGCGACCACGCGTGAGGTGCTGGCCTCGCTCATCGTCGAGAAGCTCGGCGAAGACGTCAACGGCGACTGGGTGCGGATGGACGGGTCGGGCTTCCGGCTGCTCGCCGACGCCGCGGGGGTTCCCGGTGCGCCGGTGACTCCCGGGCTGATCGCCGGGGCCGAGGTCGGGCTGTTCACCGCCGCTGGCCTGCGCCCTGGCACGTACTGGCTCGAAGAGACGACGGCTCCGGAAGGGTTCTCACTCCTCGCCGAGCCGGTGAAGATCATCGTGTCGGCGGCCGGTGTGCTGTCGATCGCCGACGGGCAGTCGAGTCCGCAGGTCACCCTCGCCGGCAGCACGGTGTCGGTGCGGGACGTCCCGGTGTTCGAGCTGCCGGCCGCGGGCGGAACGGGGTCGCACGGCTTCACGCTCACCGGAGGTCTGCTGATCGCGCTCGCGATCGCGGGCGTGGTCGCGCTGGAGATCCGTCGCGCACGGCGTGGGCGTCGCGAGGAAGTGCTCGACGCCGTCAGCTGA
- a CDS encoding ABC transporter permease — MDGFRIPLGSWVATGVDWIKTNLDGLLDVISFVVSFLVDGLTRALLSPHFVVIILIAAFIAWLVRSWQLAIGTIVSFGLIVAMGLWVPAMQTLALVLVAAVIAVLIAVPLGIWSARNATVRAVLKPVLDFMQTMPAFVYLIPAIVFFSIGVVPGLVATVIFALPPGVRLTELGIRGVDSETVEAGQAFGAKPGQILRGIQLPLAMPTILAGVNQVIMLALSMAVIAGMAGADGLGKIVVEAISTINIAKGVEAGLGVVLIAVFLDRVTAALGDLGSNRSSLLGMLARRRTQKRLDAASAEADTTATASAPPSADAADALDADAEAERLKASPRRAPVGGGVH; from the coding sequence ATGGATGGTTTCCGCATTCCTCTCGGCAGCTGGGTCGCAACGGGAGTCGACTGGATCAAGACGAACCTCGACGGTCTGCTCGACGTCATCTCGTTCGTGGTCAGCTTCCTGGTCGACGGCCTCACCCGCGCCCTGCTGAGCCCGCATTTCGTGGTCATCATCCTGATCGCGGCGTTCATCGCGTGGCTCGTGCGCTCGTGGCAGCTCGCGATCGGGACGATCGTCTCGTTCGGTCTGATCGTGGCCATGGGCCTCTGGGTCCCCGCGATGCAGACCCTCGCCCTCGTGCTCGTCGCCGCGGTGATCGCTGTGCTGATCGCGGTGCCGCTGGGCATCTGGTCGGCCCGCAACGCCACCGTGCGCGCGGTGCTCAAGCCCGTGCTCGACTTCATGCAGACGATGCCGGCGTTCGTCTACCTGATCCCGGCGATCGTGTTCTTCAGCATCGGCGTCGTGCCCGGTCTCGTCGCCACCGTCATCTTCGCGCTGCCTCCGGGTGTGCGACTGACCGAGCTCGGCATCCGCGGAGTCGACTCCGAGACCGTCGAGGCCGGTCAGGCGTTCGGCGCCAAGCCGGGTCAGATCCTGCGCGGCATCCAGCTCCCGCTCGCGATGCCGACGATCCTCGCCGGCGTCAACCAGGTCATCATGCTCGCGCTGTCGATGGCGGTCATCGCCGGTATGGCGGGCGCCGACGGCCTCGGGAAGATCGTCGTCGAGGCGATCTCGACCATCAACATCGCCAAGGGCGTCGAGGCCGGTCTGGGCGTCGTGCTCATCGCCGTCTTCCTCGACCGGGTCACCGCGGCCCTCGGCGACCTGGGCAGCAACCGCTCGTCGCTGCTCGGGATGCTGGCGCGTCGCCGCACGCAGAAGCGTCTCGATGCCGCATCCGCCGAGGCGGACACGACGGCGACGGCATCCGCTCCCCCATCGGCCGACGCGGCCGACGCGCTGGATGCCGACGCCGAGGCCGAGCGACTGAAGGCCTCCCCGCGCCGCGCCCCTGTCGGCGGCGGCGTGCACTGA
- a CDS encoding quaternary amine ABC transporter ATP-binding protein produces MSEIALEARNLYKVFGKNPSSAVRRLKAGESRSAVGDAGTAAVIDASFTVNRGEIFVIMGLSGSGKSTIIRMLNGLHDVTDGSVIVNGDPITGIPSSRLREIRRDRVSMVFQHFALLPHRTVAANVAYPLELKGVGKDERLKKAEEILTLVGLEGQADKLPSELSGGMQQRVGIARALAADSDILLMDEAFSALDPLIRREMQEQLLELQEKLQKTIVFITHDLNEAMFLGDRIAVMRDGRIVQIGTPEDILTDPANDYVEQFVQDVDRARVLTAANVMERPRPVVAETAGPRTALRQMRDAFMSATYVTGRDRKLLGIVTDRDAVKLVRQGVSTLDSIIKPAPQSVSKDEVLMNLFIPSVESPLPLAVVDAEGRLVGVIPRITLLAALGPGPGATGELTLPLLPMPQAEIDAVLDDGWTAEPLPVATTTEEVR; encoded by the coding sequence GTGTCCGAAATCGCTCTTGAAGCGCGCAATCTGTACAAGGTGTTCGGGAAGAATCCGAGCAGTGCCGTCCGTCGACTCAAGGCCGGTGAGAGCAGATCCGCCGTCGGCGACGCAGGAACCGCCGCCGTCATCGACGCCAGTTTCACCGTGAACCGCGGCGAGATCTTCGTGATCATGGGGCTCTCCGGTTCCGGCAAGTCCACCATCATCCGCATGCTCAACGGCCTGCATGATGTGACCGACGGATCTGTCATCGTGAACGGCGACCCGATCACGGGCATCCCGTCGTCACGACTCCGCGAGATCCGCCGCGACCGCGTCTCGATGGTGTTCCAGCACTTCGCCCTGCTGCCGCACCGCACGGTCGCCGCGAACGTCGCCTATCCGCTCGAGCTCAAGGGCGTCGGCAAGGACGAGCGACTGAAGAAGGCCGAGGAGATCCTCACCCTGGTGGGTCTCGAAGGCCAGGCCGACAAGCTCCCGTCCGAGCTCTCGGGCGGCATGCAGCAGCGCGTCGGCATCGCCCGTGCGCTCGCCGCCGACTCCGACATCCTGCTCATGGACGAGGCGTTCAGCGCGCTCGACCCGCTGATCCGTCGCGAGATGCAGGAGCAGCTCCTCGAACTGCAGGAGAAGCTGCAGAAGACGATCGTCTTCATCACCCACGACCTCAACGAGGCCATGTTCCTCGGCGACCGCATCGCTGTCATGCGCGACGGTCGCATCGTGCAGATCGGCACGCCCGAGGACATCCTCACGGACCCCGCCAACGACTACGTCGAGCAGTTCGTGCAGGACGTCGACCGCGCTCGCGTGCTCACCGCCGCGAACGTCATGGAGCGCCCGCGCCCGGTCGTCGCCGAGACCGCCGGCCCCCGGACGGCGCTTCGCCAGATGCGCGATGCGTTCATGTCGGCCACCTACGTGACCGGTCGCGACCGCAAGCTGCTGGGAATCGTCACCGACCGCGATGCCGTCAAACTCGTGCGCCAGGGGGTGTCGACCCTCGACTCCATCATCAAGCCGGCGCCGCAGAGCGTCAGCAAGGACGAGGTGCTGATGAACCTGTTCATCCCCTCCGTCGAATCGCCGCTGCCTCTGGCCGTGGTGGATGCCGAGGGGCGCCTCGTCGGCGTGATCCCACGCATCACCCTGCTCGCAGCCCTGGGCCCCGGCCCCGGTGCCACGGGCGAGCTCACCCTGCCGCTTCTTCCGATGCCGCAGGCCGAGATCGATGCCGTGCTCGATGACGGATGGACGGCCGAGCCGCTGCCGGTCGCGACGACGACGGAGGAGGTGCGCTGA
- a CDS encoding lipase maturation factor family protein, producing the protein MDGFAAVDFGFAREVLQRGVAALYLVAFISTLNQFRPLLGEHGLLPAPALLDWIGQKESRRRMLHPTLFLRVRYSDRRLGLLCGAGIVVSAALVVGIPQWGPPWVPMLCFLALWLGYMSVVSIGQTFYSFGWEMLLLEAGFLAAFLGSNDQPPPTVVIVLFWWLLFRVEFGAGMIKIRGGREWRDLTALMYHHETQPMPGPLSRQAHLLPRWFHRAEVVGNHVAQLVVPFFVFAPLLSVWIPGPVPQIVGAVAATIMIATQVWLVATGNFAWLNWVTIVIAFSAIGLPGVGAAPRDDAMDDTLWPGIPLYWFVLTAAVGVLVVALSGPALRNLFARRQLMNASFNRWQIGNAYGAFGTVTKQRVEIVVEGSVDDDGLLWREYEFKGKPGDVRRIPGQFAPYHLRLDWLMWFLPLGRSLDDWFTVFLLRLLEADAPTLALLRSDPFDGEPPRWVRAVSYRYRFATRAERRDGAGVWVRTRQSVVLGPLGLR; encoded by the coding sequence GTGGACGGGTTCGCGGCGGTCGACTTCGGGTTCGCCCGCGAGGTCCTGCAACGGGGCGTCGCGGCGCTCTATCTCGTCGCGTTCATCTCGACTCTGAACCAGTTCCGACCGCTGCTCGGCGAGCACGGGCTGCTGCCGGCACCGGCGCTGCTCGACTGGATCGGGCAGAAGGAGTCACGACGGCGGATGCTGCATCCGACCCTCTTCCTCCGCGTCCGGTACTCCGACCGCAGGCTCGGACTGCTGTGCGGGGCAGGGATCGTCGTGTCCGCGGCGCTGGTCGTCGGCATCCCGCAGTGGGGTCCGCCGTGGGTGCCGATGCTGTGCTTCCTCGCGCTGTGGCTCGGATACATGTCGGTGGTCAGTATCGGTCAGACCTTCTATTCGTTCGGCTGGGAGATGCTGCTGCTCGAGGCGGGGTTCCTGGCCGCCTTCCTCGGTTCGAACGATCAGCCTCCGCCGACCGTCGTGATCGTGCTGTTCTGGTGGCTGCTGTTCCGTGTCGAGTTCGGTGCCGGCATGATCAAGATCCGCGGCGGGCGGGAGTGGCGTGACCTCACGGCGCTGATGTACCACCACGAGACGCAGCCCATGCCGGGGCCGCTCAGCAGGCAGGCCCATCTGCTGCCACGGTGGTTCCATCGCGCCGAGGTCGTCGGCAACCACGTCGCGCAGCTCGTCGTGCCCTTCTTCGTGTTCGCTCCGCTGCTGTCGGTCTGGATTCCCGGTCCCGTGCCCCAGATCGTCGGGGCGGTGGCCGCGACGATCATGATCGCGACCCAGGTGTGGCTCGTCGCGACAGGCAACTTCGCCTGGCTGAACTGGGTGACGATCGTGATCGCCTTCTCGGCGATCGGACTGCCGGGGGTGGGCGCGGCACCGCGCGACGATGCGATGGACGACACGCTGTGGCCCGGCATCCCGCTGTACTGGTTCGTGCTCACGGCCGCCGTGGGCGTGCTCGTCGTGGCGCTGAGCGGGCCCGCCCTGCGCAACCTGTTCGCGCGGCGGCAGCTGATGAACGCGAGCTTCAACCGGTGGCAGATCGGCAACGCCTACGGAGCGTTCGGCACGGTCACGAAGCAGCGGGTCGAGATCGTCGTCGAGGGATCGGTCGACGACGACGGTCTGCTGTGGCGCGAGTACGAGTTCAAGGGAAAACCGGGCGACGTGCGACGCATCCCGGGGCAGTTCGCGCCGTACCACCTTCGCCTCGACTGGCTGATGTGGTTCCTGCCGCTCGGCCGTTCGCTCGACGACTGGTTCACGGTCTTCCTGCTGCGACTGCTCGAGGCCGATGCTCCGACGCTCGCTCTGCTGCGGTCCGACCCGTTCGACGGTGAGCCGCCGCGGTGGGTGCGCGCCGTGTCATACCGCTACCGCTTCGCGACGCGGGCCGAACGGCGCGACGGCGCCGGGGTGTGGGTGCGCACGCGCCAGTCCGTCGTGCTCGGCCCCCTCGGGCTGCGGTAG
- a CDS encoding glycine betaine ABC transporter substrate-binding protein, protein MKKKILTIAAIGAAATLTLAGCSGDGMGGTGGDTGGSESGSGDKGTITLGFLPSWTDGLSTAYLLQDQLEKIGYTVEMKTLTEAGPLYTGLAQGDVDMYPSAWPELTHAEYMETYGDDIEDLGAYYDNAKLTLAVPEYSDLNSIEDLAGKGAELDGKIYGIEPGAGLTAQTQKMMPEYGLDGEYELVTSSTAAMLTELKSATDKQEDIVVTLWRPFWANDAFPVKDLEDPKGAMGESEALHFLGTKGFAEEFPEAAELIEQIKLDDEQYGSLEDMVVNEYGEGKEADAIDAWLEENGDQFDWVVS, encoded by the coding sequence ATGAAGAAGAAGATCCTGACCATCGCGGCGATCGGCGCCGCAGCGACACTGACCCTCGCCGGCTGCAGCGGTGACGGCATGGGCGGAACCGGCGGAGACACCGGCGGCAGCGAGTCCGGTTCGGGCGACAAGGGCACGATCACCCTCGGGTTCCTGCCCTCGTGGACCGACGGACTCAGCACCGCATACCTGCTGCAGGACCAGCTCGAGAAGATCGGCTACACGGTCGAGATGAAGACGCTGACCGAGGCGGGTCCGCTGTACACCGGTCTGGCGCAGGGCGATGTCGACATGTACCCGTCGGCCTGGCCCGAGCTGACGCACGCCGAGTACATGGAGACGTACGGCGACGACATCGAGGACCTCGGCGCGTACTACGACAACGCGAAGCTGACCCTCGCGGTTCCGGAGTACTCCGACCTGAACTCGATCGAGGACCTCGCGGGCAAGGGCGCAGAGCTCGACGGCAAGATCTACGGCATCGAGCCGGGTGCCGGCCTCACCGCGCAGACCCAGAAGATGATGCCGGAGTACGGTCTCGACGGCGAGTACGAGCTCGTCACCTCGTCGACCGCGGCGATGCTCACCGAGCTGAAGTCGGCGACCGACAAGCAGGAGGACATCGTCGTGACGCTGTGGCGTCCGTTCTGGGCCAACGACGCCTTCCCCGTGAAGGACCTCGAAGACCCCAAGGGTGCGATGGGCGAGTCCGAGGCCCTGCACTTCCTCGGCACGAAGGGCTTCGCGGAGGAGTTCCCCGAGGCCGCCGAGCTGATCGAGCAGATCAAGCTCGACGACGAGCAGTACGGTTCGCTCGAGGACATGGTCGTGAACGAGTACGGCGAGGGCAAGGAAGCGGATGCCATCGACGCGTGGCTCGAGGAGAACGGCGACCAGTTCGACTGGGTCGTCAGCTGA
- a CDS encoding class I SAM-dependent methyltransferase — translation MDFPYSRLSRWPDVEADNLQAHDATDLLLVERALAPDFSGLSGREIAVIGDEYGAITLALTAGGLDGIRVHQDLATGRRALARNAEELGLTGFSTHELDAALLDGARLVLLQLPKALAELEEIADAVSRWAAPDVVLVAGGRVKHMTITQNEVLARSFETVQAQRAERKSRLVVASEPRPAPAESPFPVTERHDGLVLVAHGGAFAGAKLDIGTRVLLEVLGLDEQPSPAPIVVDLGCGTGALAASYALAHPEARVIATDRSAAAVASARATMVANGVDDRVAVMHDDAGSEIADATADVVLLNPPFHLGSSVHTGAATRLFEAAARILRPGGELFTVFNSSLGYRAELTRLVGATEQLARTPKFTVTRSIRR, via the coding sequence GTGGACTTCCCCTACAGCCGCCTGAGCCGCTGGCCCGACGTCGAGGCCGACAATCTGCAGGCGCACGACGCGACCGACCTGCTGCTCGTCGAGCGCGCGCTGGCGCCGGACTTCTCCGGTCTCTCGGGGCGCGAGATCGCGGTGATCGGCGACGAATACGGGGCGATCACGCTCGCGCTGACGGCCGGCGGACTCGACGGCATCCGCGTGCATCAGGACCTCGCGACCGGGCGACGCGCGCTCGCCCGCAACGCCGAGGAGCTCGGGCTGACGGGATTCTCCACTCACGAGCTCGACGCCGCTCTGCTCGACGGCGCGCGGCTCGTGCTGCTGCAGCTGCCCAAGGCGCTCGCCGAGCTCGAGGAGATCGCGGATGCCGTATCGCGTTGGGCCGCCCCGGATGTGGTGCTCGTCGCAGGCGGGCGCGTGAAGCACATGACCATCACGCAGAACGAGGTGCTCGCGCGGAGCTTCGAGACGGTGCAGGCGCAGCGCGCCGAGCGGAAGTCGCGGCTGGTGGTCGCGTCCGAGCCGCGGCCGGCCCCCGCTGAGTCGCCGTTCCCGGTCACGGAGCGGCATGACGGGCTCGTGCTCGTCGCGCACGGCGGCGCGTTCGCGGGGGCGAAACTCGACATCGGCACGCGGGTTCTGCTCGAGGTGCTCGGTCTCGATGAACAGCCGAGCCCGGCTCCGATCGTCGTCGACCTGGGCTGCGGGACCGGCGCGCTCGCCGCCTCCTACGCCCTCGCGCACCCGGAAGCCCGCGTGATCGCCACCGACCGATCTGCGGCGGCCGTCGCCTCGGCCCGCGCCACGATGGTCGCGAACGGCGTCGACGATCGAGTCGCCGTCATGCACGACGACGCCGGCTCGGAGATCGCCGACGCGACCGCCGACGTCGTGCTGCTCAATCCGCCCTTCCACCTCGGCAGCAGCGTGCACACCGGGGCAGCGACCCGACTGTTCGAGGCCGCCGCCCGCATCCTCCGCCCGGGCGGAGAGCTCTTCACGGTCTTCAACTCGTCGCTCGGGTACCGCGCCGAACTGACCCGGCTCGTCGGGGCGACCGAGCAGCTCGCGCGCACCCCGAAGTTCACGGTCACGCGCAGCATCCGGCGCTGA